The proteins below come from a single Bactrocera dorsalis isolate Fly_Bdor chromosome 5, ASM2337382v1, whole genome shotgun sequence genomic window:
- the LOC105227947 gene encoding ribonuclease P/MRP protein subunit POP5: MVRIKNRYVVVRIVPEKPTNILKIDDAVLAKSVLRNVKKYYGDYGLGTVEHGFRVKYCNERTKIAIMRCLHRSHRTLTSTLPLITMIGDVRAKFHTLYVGATIIHCNKFIINHQQRFLDEMVGQIASAKERKDFIKRVMEFDLEQ; this comes from the exons ATGGTGCGGATCAAAAATCg TTATGTAGTCGTCAGGATAGTGCCTGAGAAACCGacgaatatattaaaaattgacgATGCCGTACTAGCAAAATCCGTGCTACGCAATGTGAAAAAATACTACGGCGACTATGGACTGGGTACTGTGGAGCATGGTTTTCGCGTGAAATACTGTAATGAACGcacaaaaatagcaataatGAGATGCCTACATCGATCACATCGTACGTTGACTAGTACGTTGCCCTTGATAACTATG ATCGGAGATGTGCGTGCAAAATTCCATACGCTCTATGTCGGTGCTACTATAATACATTGCAACAAGTTCATAATAAATCACCAGCAAAGATTTTTGGACGAAATGGTGGGTCAAATCGCGTCTGCGAAGGAACGCAAGGACTTCATCAAACGTGTTATGGAATTCGATCTAGAGCAATAG
- the LOC105227946 gene encoding adenosine 3'-phospho 5'-phosphosulfate transporter 2 — protein MASVKVNSSGSKTSTDSDNPPELRILCFNLTYYNRTTQFLLSCAGVFVLYLIYGYLQELIFTVEGFKPYGWFLTLVQFGYYICFGVIERDLETRRRAQLLPGGSVETSERRIPMRTYFLLAALTLGTMGLSNSSLGYLNYPTQVIFKCCKLIPVLVGSILIQGKRYGPLDFAAAFAMCIGLAWFTLADSQVSPNFDLTGVAMISAALLCDAAIGNVQEKAMREHKASSSEVVLYSYGLGFIYLLVILMVTGNFFSGFAFCLEHIVETFGYGFFFSLSGYLGIQFVLALVRSSGAPVAATVTTARKAVTIALSFVFFSKPFTWQYLWSGLVVVLGIYLNVYSKKHKMTMRDFQQKFKYALNTFRVWERSSSRKFLVEV, from the exons ATGGCGTCGGTTAAAGTGAATAGTAGTGGCAGTAAAACATCAACCGACTCCGATAATCCACCTGAATTACGAATTCTTTGCTTTAATCTTACCTACTACAACCGCACCACACAATTCCTTTTGAGCTGTGCAGGTGTTTTTGTGCTATACCTTATTTATGGGTATCTGCAGGAACTAATTTTTACGGTTGAAGGTTTTAAGCCGTACGGATGGTTTCTCACACTTGTACAATTCGGTTATTACATTTGTTTTGGTGTAATTGAACGCGATCTAGAAACTAGACGTAGAGCTCAATTACTACCAGGAGGTAGTGTTGAGACATCTGAGCGTCGTATACCAATGCGTACTTATTTTCTACTTGCCGCACTAACACTCGGCACTATGGGACTGTCAAATTCTAGTCTGGGCTATCTTAACTACCCCACGCAGGTGATATTCAAATGTTGCAAATTGATACCAGTGTTGGTGGGCAGCATTTTGATACAAGGAAAGCGTTATGGGCCACTTGATTTTGCTGCCGCTTTTGCCATGTGCATTGGACTGGCCTGGTTCACCCTAGCCGATTCGCAGGTCTCACCAAATTTCGATCTCACCGGTGTCGCCATGATATCAGCGGCACTGCTTTGTGATGCAGCTATCGGTAATGTGCAGGAAAAAGCAATGCGAGAACATAAAGCGTCCAGCAGTGAAGTTGTGCTTTATTCCTATGGGTTGGGTTTTATTTACCTGTTGGTTATACTGATGGTGACTGGTAATTTTTTCAGCGGTTTCGCCTTTTGTCTTGAG cACATAGTGGAAACTTTCGGCTATGGCTTCTTCTTCAGTTTATCAGGTTATCTGGGCATACAGTTTGTGTTGGCTTTGGTGCGAAGCAGTGGCGCGCCAGTAGCTGCCACCGTGACGACAGCAAGAAAAGCTGTAACGATCGCATTATCATTTGTTTTCTTCAGTAAACCATTTACCTGGCA ATACCTCTGGTCAGGCTTAGTTGTGGTATTGGgcatatatttaaatgtgtacagcaaaaaacacaaaatgacTATGCGCGATTTTCAACAAAAGTTCAAGTATGCGCTTAACACCTTCAGAGTTTGGGAGCGTTCTTCAAGCCGCAAGTTCTTAGTAGAAGTTTAA